A single window of Nematostella vectensis chromosome 4, jaNemVect1.1, whole genome shotgun sequence DNA harbors:
- the LOC5516115 gene encoding vacuolar protein sorting-associated protein 33A: protein MAVPLLGSHLSNGRINVGLLRECSRRELLQCLDKHPGSKALVWDEKLTGPFGLVAEYPLLREHEVDVMFSLKPGQLPPNQVVNVIFITRPILSLMDIIADNILNEKGKTKDYHILFVPRKTVLCENRLKALGVSFVNIEEYPLDFIPLDNDLLSLEMESSFKECYLESDYTSLFYVANSLMSLQLLYGVVPKIYAKGEMAKRVLDMMMRKKREMADSESQLPPQIDTVLLLDRNVDLLTPLFTQLTYEGLIDELFGIHNTTAKFPHERFLQPDDKGVNPQPSGPQTDKKVVLNSADELFSDIRDLNFSAVGVHLSRKAKQISAAFEEHKSAKTVGEMKQYVQRLPYMQKAKASLAMHMTIAELIKEETDKEDFRESIRIEQEFAQGLDTEKINSYIEKYIALKKPLTKVLRLICIQCQTNNGFKPKMLEYYIREIVHTYGFEQVSKTLTPLETVGLLRPQGARTYTAMRKSIKLFVEDVKEQNPDDIAFVYSGYAPLSVRLAQFLSRPQGWRGLEEVLRLLPGPTIEERQPLPPGLQKRSGSESTGDSPPKVTLVYFIGGCTYAEVAALRFLSQQDNSPTDFVIATTKMITGSTWLNSLVEDPLPKETQKIHI from the exons atggctgtACCACTACTTGGTTCGCATTTGTCCAATGGCAGGATTAACGTCGGGCTGTTGAGAGAGTGTAGCCGCAGAGAACTCTTGCAGTGCTTGGATAAACACCCGGGCAGTAAG GCGCTCGTCTGGGATGAGAAGTTGACTGGACCTTTCGGCCTGGTTGCTGAGTATCCCTTGCTTAGA GAACATGAAGTAGATGTCATGTTTTCCCTCAAGCCGGGTCAACTCCCACCAAACCAGGTCGTGAATGTTATCTTTATCACAAGACCCATATTGTCACTTATGGATATAATTGCTGATAATATATTAAA tgaaaaaggaaaaacaaaggACTACCACATTCTCTTTGTTCCTCGAAAAACTGTTCTCTGTGAGAATAGGCTAAAG GCTCTTGGGGTTTCATTTGTAAATATTGAGGAATATCCGCTGGATTTTATACCTCTTGATAATGACTTGCTTTCATTAGAAATGGAATCATCATTTAAG GAATGTTATTTAGAATCCGACTACACCTCCCTTTTCTATGTAGCAAACTCCCTGATGAGTTTGCAGCTGCTGTATGGAGTTGTACCAAAGATTTACGCCAAAGGGGAAATGGCCAAG CGTGTTCTAGACATGATGATGCGCAAGAAGAGAGAGATGGCCGACAGCGAGAGCCAACTGCCCCCACAAATAGACACCGTTCTGCTACTGGATAGAAATGTCGACCTCTTGACGCCCCTCTTCACACAACTTACATATGAGGGCTTGATAGATGAGCTGTTTGGTATTCACAACA CGACCGCCAAGTTCCCTCATGAACGCTTCCTCCAGCCAGATGATAAGGGAGTCAACCCACAGCCATCAGGGCCCCAGACCGACAAGAAGGTCGTGCTCAACTCGGCGGACGAGCTCTTTAGTGACATCAGAGACTTGAATTTCTCCGCTGTTGGCGTCCACCTGAGCAGAAAGGCCAAGCAGATCAGTGCAGCATTCGAG GAACATAAATCTGCCAAGACTGTTGGTGAGATGAAGCAATACGTCCAAAGATTACCGTACATGCAGAAAGCAAAGGCCTCCTTAGCCATGC ACATGACAATTGCTGAGCTCATAAAAGAAGAGACAGACAAGGAAGATTTTCGAGAATCGATTCGAATAGAACAAG AATTCGCACAAGGACTGGATACGGAGAAAATCAATTCTTATATTGAGAAGTACATTGCACTGAAAAAGCCTCTCACCAAG GTGTTACGTCTGATCTGCATTCAGTGTCAAACTAACAACGGCTTCAAGCCCAAGATGCTGGAGTACTACATTCGAGAAATCGTACAC ACCTACGGCTTCGAGCAAGTGTCCAAAACACTGACTCCACTGGAGACGGTGGGACTCCTGAggccacagggagcccgcACGTATACGGCCATGAGAAAATCCATCAAGCTCTTTGTAGAAGATGTCAAGGAACAG AACCCAGACGACATAGCGTTTGTTTACTCTGGCTACGCTCCACTCAGTGTGCGACTTGCCCAGTTCCTATCTCGCCCCCAGGGGTGGAGGGGTCTGGAAGAG GTGCTTCGCTTGCTCCCGGGACCGACAATCGAAGAGCGACAACCACTACCACCGGGTCTTCAGAAAC GTTCCGGTTCAGAAAGTACCGGGGACTCTCCGCCAAAGGTGACGCTCGTCTATTTCATCGGCGGCTGCACCTACGCGGAGGTGGCCGCCCTTCGATTCCTTTCACAACAAGATAACA GCCCGACAGATTTTGTCATCGCTACGACTAAAATGATAACAGGCAGTACATGGCTGAATTCCCTTGTGGAAGATCCACTGCCAAAGGAGACTCAGAAAATCCATATTTAA
- the LOC5516155 gene encoding ras-related protein Rab-36 has protein sequence MADKRRTINKYPKPYTNDAAPRKAENFHFKTRDACVSGQTANIGLKICKAIVLGDVAVGKTSLINRFCRNAFDHDYKATIGVDFEVERFKILDQEFNMQIWDTAGQERFKCMAAAYYRAAHVIILVFDLSRSRSLENTRIWLDEALQSNPSNYPDIFLVGTKSDLCKCSDFDQMEMRAIEVAQGLNAEYWSISSKTGVNVVEFFSRMAAVAFEQSLLRGLELQEKRNAESKQIGGQIGTHVGKGDVLKISARKEQEQKPVKNCCGGGR, from the exons ATGGCAGACAAGAGAAGAACGATCAACAAATATCCAAAG CCCTATACAAATGATGCCGCACCAAGGAAAGCTGAGAACTTCCATTTCAAAACAAGGGATGCATGTGTATCTGGACAAACTGCAAATATTGG GCTCAAAATTTGCAAAGCCATTGTCCTTGGAGATGTTGCTGTTGGAAAGACAAGCTTGATTAATAG ATTTTGCCGAAATGCATTTGACCATGATTATAAAGCCACAATTGGTGTGGACTTTGAGGTTGAAAGGTTTAAGATTTTGGACCAGGAATTTAATATGCAAAT CTGGGACACTGCTGGCCAGGAGAGGTTCAAATGTATGGCTGCTGCTTACTATAGAGCTGCACACG TTATTATTTTAGTGTTTGATTTATCAAGATCAAGGAGTCTTGAAAATACAAG GATTTGGCTGGATGAAGCTTTACAATCTAACCCCTCAAACTACCCAGATATATTTCTAGTTGGCACCAAGAGTGATTTATGT AAATGCAGCGATTTTGATCAGATGGAAATGCGAGCTATTGAGGTAGCACAGGGACTTAATGCAGAGTACTGGTCTATCTCCTCTAAAACAG GTGTGAATGTCGTGGAGTTTTTCTCACGCATGGCGGCTGTGGCATTTGAGCAATCCTTGCTTCGAGGGCTTGAACTACAAGAGAAGCGCAACGCAGAGTCTAAGCAGATCGGTGGACAAATAGGCACCCACGTGGGCAAGGGAGATGTGTTGA agaTCTCAGCAAGGAAGGAACAAGAGCAAAAACCTGTCAAAAACTGCTGTGGGGGTGGAAGGTGA